A genome region from Glycine max cultivar Williams 82 chromosome 5, Glycine_max_v4.0, whole genome shotgun sequence includes the following:
- the LOC100820225 gene encoding UPF0481 protein At3g47200, which translates to MTDTQHLSLKFDQLEKAKQIAQNSAPKIQRVAHHLRDRKHFAKHYLPRLVSIGPIHHGAEKLQLGEKYKVMWAAMYLERTKQDAQTLYQKIASNIEQLKELFSEDVVRDFPDDEKLSWSWMLFVDGCSLLQILEKGKLHYPKEMNVKVDQLALVWQDVLLLENQLPYQVLKLLSDHGNDAKLVKSMNEFLKCHHLSPVRQEQKAKKQDMGNFKSKDEDRALTEEEYRSVCVKNEDTLKGEHRIEITQESPIHLLDQLRRYVLDDPHEKKDTGRDKRKKNTNEDLDMITYRNKKRENSTNEDLDMTTYRNKKKEQNTNEDLDMTTYRNIQELRAAGIKLKREKSRRLRDVSFSYRWMCLCAELMLPEITVDDTTAPTFLNLIAYEMCPDFGNNFEICSFVAFMDSLIDHPEDVKELRAAKVLHNALGSDEEVAKLFNTISTDLVPDTESYSHVRCQIEKHYRSKYRTWIALGYHTYFSNPWAIIAFHAALVALVLTFIQTWLAIHPVG; encoded by the exons ATGACTGATACACAACACCTCAGCCTAAAGTTTGACCAACTAgagaaagcaaagcaaattgcacAAAATTCAGCCCCAAAGATACAAAGGGTAGCACATCATCTGCGAGATCGAAAACATTTTGCCAAGCATTACTTACCCAGGTTGGTGTCAATTGGTCCAATCCATCATGGTGCAGAGAAACTGCAGCTGGGAGAAAAATACAAGGTTATGTGGGCAGCAATGTACCTCGAACGCACCAAACAAGATGCACAAACTCTGTACCAAAAGATTGCATCAAATATTGAACAACTGAAGGAACTGTTTTCTGAGGATGTTGTTAGAGACTTCCCTGATGATGAAAAGCTCTCGTGGTCGTGGATGCTATTTGTGGATGGATGTTCTCTGCTACAAATCTTGGAGAAGGGAAAACTTCATTATCCAAAAGAAATGAATGTAAAGGTTGATCAACTGGCTCTTGTGTGGCAGGATGTGCTCTTGTTAGAGAACCAGCTTCCCTATCAAGTGCTTAAACTGTTGTCAGACCACGGGAATGATGCAAAGCTAGTAAAGAGCATGAATGAGTTTCTTAAGTGCCATCATTTGTCACCAGTTAGACAGGAGCAAAAAGCTAAGAAACAGGACATGGGCAATTTTAAAAGCAAGGATGAAGATAG AGCATTGACTGAAGAAGAGTACAGAAGCGTTTGTGTAAAGAACGAAGACACCCTAAAAGGAGAACATAGAATAGAAATAACCCAGGAATCACCTATTCATCTTCTTGATCAGCTTCGCAGATATGTCCTTGATGACCCACATGAGAAAAAGGACACAGGAAGggacaaaaggaagaagaatacAAATGAAGACTTGGACATGATAACATACAGGAACAAGAAAAGGGAGAACAGCACAAATGAAGACTTGGATATGACAACATACAGGAACAAGAAAAAGGAGCAGAACACAAATGAAGACTTGGACATGACAACATACAGGAACATACAAGAGCTGAGAGCAGCAGGGATTAAACTTAAGAGAGAAAAGTCACGCAGGCTCAGAGACGTGTCTTTCTCTTATCGCTGGATGTGTTTGTGCGCGGAACTGATGCTTCCTGAGATCACAGTTGATGACACAACAGCTCCTACATTTCTCAACTTGATAGCATATGAGATGTGTCCTGATTTTGGCAACAACTTCGAGATTTGTTCCTTCGTGGCCTTCATGGACTCGCTTATCGACCATCCTGAGGATGTGAAGGAGCTGAGAGCAGCAAAGGTTCTGCACAATGCCCTTGGGAGTGATGAGGAAGTGGCAAAGCTCTTCAACACCATAAGCACTGACTTGGTGCCCGACACGGAGAGTTATTCGCATGTTAGATGCCAAATTGAGAAGCATTATAGGAGCAAATACAGGACATGGATAGCTCTTGGTTATCATACGTACTTTAGTAACCCTTGGGCAATCATTGCTTTCCATGCTGCTCTTGTTGCTCTAGTTCTCACTTTCATCCAAACTTGGCTTGCTATTCACCCTGTTGGCTAG